Within Dictyostelium discoideum AX4 chromosome 4 chromosome, whole genome shotgun sequence, the genomic segment aaaaaaaataaaaaaaataaaaataaaaattaaaaaaaaaacatttttttctttttttttttttattttttattttttattttttattttttttaattttttttttttaattttaaactgAGTGcactaataaataaataaataaataaaaaaaaaaaaaaaaaaaaaaataaaaataataaaaaaaaaaaaaaaataaataaataaagatttaataataaagatattcTATCAATTTtagaatcttttttttttttttttttttttttattttattttatttttttaattttcttttttttttttttttttcttttattatttttattttttatttttcacacacacaattaaaaaatttaaatatttacacACTCACAAATACAACCCCACTCTCTCTTTCAAAGCAAATAGTAGGAACATCTATCTTCAAAAGAGGTTGTGCtcacaatcaaaaaaaaaaatagtagtagtattggTATAAAGTagttataaaatcaaatataaaaaaaaaaaaaacaaaaaaaaaaaaaaaaataaaataaaattaaaaaaaaaaaaaaaaaaaagagttgttgttgtttagaTACGGAGCACTTTAAAATAACATTTCATACACATACACTCAAATACATTGCcgccaacaacaacaacaaccaccaacaacagcaacaacaataataaaaatgggcAGTACTACACAAATGAGCGATTATCTagtatcaacaacaacaacttcttCAGCATCATCAATGGTAACAATGACATCACAAATTGAAAACAATAGTTTAAATAGCAACGATAACActaacaccaccaacaataacaacaataacaacaataacaacaacaacaacaacaacaataacaacaacaacaacaataataataatattaataataataataataatggtggtatgGTTGGAGTTAATCATAAAACACATAAAAAGACTGCTTCGATTGGTGGAGGAAAGAATAGGGCGATACTTCATGATTTTAcattttcttattttataCCAAATCAAAATAGATCAGAAGATAATAgcaatgaaaatgaattgggtttaaataatcataatgTTCAACATCAAGGTGTAAGATatctatatattttattataaactatatatatatatattttactaattaattttcttttttatattatattagccaataattcatttaacaaaaaatttattacatttttataaaaagtgtaattccaatttcaattatataTCATCTTTAAATCCAAGACGTGTTTTAACACATCCAAGTGAACCATTATCAAACGATGGGTATGATAATGTTAATTCCGATTATATTGTTTAtgttaatgatattattaccaataaCGAAAGTGGTCAAAAATATAAGGTTTTAGATTCATTAGGTCAAGGTACATTTGGTCAAGTTGTTAAATGCAAAAATTGTGATACTGATGAATTGGTAGCcatcaaaattttaaaaaataaacaagcATATTTTCAACAAGGTCGTTTAGAAATTCAAACTTTAAAATctgtaagtaaaaaaaaaaataaaaaaaaaataaaaaattattataactaatatgtttttttttttttttttttatataatttagtTAAATGATCAACATGATCCAGAAGATAAAAATCATATTTTAAGATTATTAGATTCATTTATACACAAGATGCATTTATGTATTGTTTTTGAATTACTTAgtgttaatttatttgaattaattaaacaaaataattttagagGACTTTCAaccaatttaattaaagtatttttaattcaaatattggATGCATTAATAGTTTTAGCAAATGCAAATATAATTCATTGTGATTTAAAAcctgaaaatattttattacaaaagtaattatatttgtatttatatatatatttataattttaaaaatcattatattattactaatgctttttttttttttataattataattttttaaattattattattattattattaatagtgtTAATTCACCAgcaataaaaattatagatTTTGGATCTGCTTGTTATGAAAAATCAACACTTTATACATATATACAGTCAAGACATTATAGATCACCAGAAGTATTGGTTGGAACAGTTTATTGTGCATCAATTGATATGTGGTCATTGGGATGTATTTCAGCAGAGTTATTTTTAGGATTACCATTGTTCCCTGGTAATTCAGAGTATAATCAAATTTCAAGAATCGTTGAGATGCGTGGTATATTTCCATCAGATTTATTGGATAAAGGAAAGAGTAGTACTAGATATTTTCATAGACATTTAGGTAGTAACtctgatgataataataataataataataataataatggtaaaccCTATTATTATACTTTGAAATCGGAAGAGGATTACCAAAGAGATTCAAAAACAACTTTACTTccatcaaaaaaatattttaattataaaacttTACCtgaaattattcaaaattatgGTTTCAAAAAAAGTATGTCACCTcaagatattgaaaaaggtaaagttattattattattattattattattattattattattattattattattattattattattattattattattattattattattattaaatttataaggctaatttaatattaatatcaataatatattattgttttctGTAGAAAAACAACATAGAATAGTATTCACAGATTTTATAAATGGTTTATTACAATTAGATCCAAATGAAAGATGGTCGCCAATGCAGGCAAAAGAACATCCATTTATAACGGGTCAACCTTATAATGGGCCATTTATACCTGATCCATCAAAGAAACGACATTTTACTTATAGCCAACCAAAACAAATACCTCAACATTCAATGTTAAATggaaatcaaattttaaatcaacaccaactttttcaacaattacaacaacaacaacaacaacaacaacaacaacaacaacaacaacaacaacaacaacaacaacaacaacaacaacaacaacaacaacaacagcataatcaatttcaacaacaacaacaacaacaacaacaacaacaacaatcatcatcacaacaacaTATACAGATTCAACCACTTCAACTATTTAGTACACCTTATACATCGACAAATAATACACCAAATcttagtagtagtaatagtggcagtagtttaaataatttaaagaaattaaatttaccacCTTTtaagcaacaacaacagcaacaatttTCAACATCACAAAACTCTGATTCATTTAACTTTCCGAATGAATCTTTTTCACCAAGAGGCATATATATTCCATCATCTGCTTCAaatatacaacaacaacaacaacctatTAATATAAACAATAACCAAAATGGTGTTGGATCTCAAGTTTCTCAATTGGCACTCGGTCAAAGTCCATCATTATTTGGTACACCAACTAACATTTATCCACCTTATAGTTCGATGTACAATAATTCACCAGTTGCCACACCAAATTCACTTTCTTTTTATGGTTCTTCATGGGGTTCCGACAGTAGTAGCATTTCATTAAATCCTTCAACACCAACCCAAAAGCAAATGtttcaacaacagcaatatagtaataataataataataataataataataataataataacagtaacAATAACAATGGCAATAACACTAACAacattaatagtaataataataataataatgttaatagAAGGAACAGAAGTAAGAGTGATATTCCATCAGATTCATTTTCAAGTTCAGAGGGAATGGATccacaatttaatttatatcaacaacaacaacaacaacaacaacaacaacaacaacaacaacaacaacaacaacaacaacaacaacaacaacaacaacaacaacaacaacaacaacagcaattgCAGTACCAACAACAATTCCAAACACTTCAAGATCTCAACATTGAAGGTGAAAAACCTCCGATATACCCAAATTCACCTCACAGAAAAAGATCTCATTCAGGTTATCTCGATCAATATGCAAATGGTTATAATTcacaacaaacaaacaatacacagcaacagcaacagcagcaacagcaacaacagcaacagcagcaacagcaacaacagcaacaacaacatccaTCATTTTTCTCAACAAGAATGCATTTGGATCATTTCAATGGTGGGAGTAGATATAGATCACAGAGCTATGGAgatcaacaatttcaacaacagcaatataaacaacaacaaaagaaTTTGCACcatcagcaacaacaacaacaaagattTATGCAAGTTGGATCTCCACCTACTTCCCATTTATCACCTCCAATACCACAATCACCTTTGATGATGTCACAACCACTTCATCAAACATATAttcctcaacaacaacaacaacaacaacagcagcaacaacaatcacaaccaaCTCCATTTACACCTCAAATGATATCACAAGAACCAATAAGCCCAGCATTGATGGGTGATGCATCTTCTATTTGGAATCCCTCACCAACCGAGGAATTATTGTTTACAATCGATTTaccaaatcaacaaaatacACCACATCTTACACCATCAAATTCGAGTACTAATCTTTTAGGTAAATCtgcatcatcaccattaaagAATTCAAGTGGTGGTGCGataccaccaacaccaaccaTTCCTATTAATATGGaggaaattaataatggattTTCAAAGTTTCATTTCAATGATCAACCCAGTTGGAATAGTAATGGAAATAGTCCTTGGAtgatacaacaacaacaacaacatcaacaaggTTTTAATGGTAATAGTGAATCAATGtataatgatgatttaattggttttagtccttataataattattcaaatgATTATAGACCACAACTGTTTAATAAACAATCACCACCTTCTTcctataatagtaataaatcgttttatggtggtagtggtggtggtggtaataataataacaataataatagtagacCAACAAACCAAaacttttcaaattcattactTCCATCACAACAGCAAAATGTAATATTTCCTCAAAATTCACCACCTTCTTCATATAATAGCAGCAATAGTTTAAGTAAATCTGGTGGAAATACTGTAAagaataatagtaatacagGAGGCAGACCCAGAGGTGATTCTATGAAACAAAGATTCAATAGCaccaataatttattaagtggtggtagttatcagtaccaacaacaacaacaacaacaacaacaacaacaacaacaacaacaacaacaacaacaacaacaacaacaacaacaacaacaacaacaacaacaatataaaaaagatacTCCTTCTCTCATGATGTCACCACCTATGAATGGTTTAAAAACCAGTTCAGAGATTGGTATTCCATCTGAAGAAATTAGAtaccaatatcaacaacaacaattacaacaacaatttcaacagcaacaacaacaacagcaacagcaacaaattcaacagcAATTACAGCAACAGCAAGCTCCTCCACAAAATAGAAAACAGGTTGTTATTGGTTCATATAGAGAGACATAATTTGTTAAAATAtatacaataataaattataatttgaaatgCTGATCATCATTCTATGATCCActccatatttttttttttttttttttttttttttttttttatattatttaataaaaaaagtaaacagAAAATTACActctttattttaattttttattattttaaaatatctaatattttttaaaggatACTTCTTTgttctttataaaaaaaaaatatctcaaAATATCTTGAAATTCTttgatttgataaaaaagttttattgtaaattaaaaaaatctttttttttttttttttttttgggattttttttttttttttttttagtttataACGGCCCCTTAAAactagtaaaaaaaaaaaaaaaaaaataaacaaaaaagaatGTTTAACattcaacttttaatttttataattattttttcttttatttcattatcttttGGTCAGCTAGCCTTGGAAgaaagtaattttttttttaaaaaagaaaaaaaaaaaaaaaaacattaaaactaacatttaatataaaatagaGGAATCCattgatatattattaaatagttacaatttattaccaatatcgaataataattattgtgAATTACctcaatattttttatgtGATGCTACAAATAGCACAATCCTAAAAATGTAATACgaaactatttttataattttataattataatctaaaaaaattttgttttattaatatatatatatatatttatatatattgatACTTATATCtctatatatattaattaatatttaaaagaaatttaaatggtgattttaataattttacaatttttccAAATGGCACAATAGATAAATTTACCAAATTAAGGgatatttcaataaaaaactcagttttatcaaatttattttttgatgaaaTGCCcgcattattaaaaaatttggatttagataattgttcaatttcatcattccCAAACTATTTCAAAAATCTCCTTTCTTTAACCATGAACGATGTAGATTTTAATGGAGATATTTCTTCTTTTGCAATCAATAGCTTATTGACTTTGtatgtaaaattattattatcattattatcaatatcattattattattatttttattatttttattatttttattattattattattattattattattattattattattattattattattattattattattattattattattatatttgtaattttaaaattttgaagaaaaggaaattaacaattaataataattaaaaattttagtaAATTAACATACTCTTCAagtgataaaattaaaaattatcaaattttaaaaaccaaTCAAACAAGAAGtccaaaaaatattaatgaacATATTATAACTGTAAATAATATAGTTTACAATGAATTCGATACTTATGGATATTTGtttgtatttaattttaatattctttatttattttttttatttttttttttaaaattaatttttaatacaaaatatcaataaggaaatttattttaggaaaatattttattcaagatagttttaatgaaattggaAACATTACAACAaaagatttatcaattattgatGTTGGTCATTTTAATCAACAAATTACAATTCCTTTAGAAATAACTTCCGCTTCAGATTCTATTTCATTTAGAAATATTCAATTCAACACTGATGACcatgaatatttaaattttaataatatccaAATATATGTTTTGTATgtaaaaaaatcatttaatttttaattactttttttaaaataaaaaatttactaACAAATAGATacttaataaaataaataaaaaaaatcaattaggtctttttttaattgttctgggttaataaattcaaatgaagaTTTAAAGATTAACATTTTGggatctttaaaatttttgtaaataattttttgaattttacaaaaaaaaaaaaaaaaaaaaaaaaaaatctactaattattataatattgttatataacaatattattaatattattatttatttatttatttaaaaaataatagtgtattcaataattcaaatttaaagaaaattccATATTTTTATATAGGTCTTGAGGGATtggatttatcaaataatcaaataattggTGAATTACCAGATGTAGAAGAACCTgagaaaaatgaaaatgtaaGATCCATTAACCTATCAAATAATCTTATTCAAGGTACAATACCACcaaattattgttatcatGGTGTTAtactttcaaataataatttaacaggTGATATTCCAATGTGTTTTATATGtcaattaaatgatgaatATAGTAGAAATAgaattaatggtaataatttcaataattatattaGTGGATCAACAAATGGTTTTCCAACATGTTCTGGTATAAAGTTTACGTCAAATGCAATTTTCTCACCAGGATATGGTAGTATACAAGCAAGAGGTATAAATTTTGGATGGcaaccaaataattttagtcaagataatattttttcaacACCAGAATTGAAATTTACAGTAAATATTCCAAATAAAGAGATTTATTCGTTTGGTTACTATAATGGTTTGTGGGAGAAATTAGAGAAAACAAACTTTACTGCCAATGTTCATTTCGaaattccaaatttaaatgcaactttgaaatttgatattttacCACCAACATTTTCAGATGTAATAGTTATTCCATATGTGAATTTAGGTTATGTATTTACGATTATTGGGCAAGGTATATCAACATATGGTTACAATTCAACTGTAGctgttgatgattttaattgcaTTTCCTTTTTCTCTTCAACTAGTATTATAAGATGTATTGTTTATCAACCACAACTAGctgaaaaaatatataaaatcacagtttttaataatcaaacaaaATTAACTGGTTCATATcaatataaatttgaaagatTATATCCATTTATTATCTCTGTGAATCCAACAACAATTCAAGGTGGACTTGCTTCTTTTTATGGTAGTTATGGAATTAACAGTACAAATGTAACCCTTTTTGTTGGTGATCAACAATGTCAAAATATATCATTCGATCCactattaattaaatgtACCATTGGTCCTGGAGTAGGTGttcattcaattaatttaactgTTGATGGTGTTAATTGGATAggtaaaaatatatatacttttttattGGAAAAACAAAATTGTCCAGGTGATGATAAACAATGTAATGGAAATGGTGATTGTATAGAtggtaattgtttttgttttagtGGTTTTGGTGGTTTAAAGTGTTCAAATggtaagtttttaaaaattggaaaaaaaataacaaaaaaaaataaataaataaaaaacaaaatattaatatcatttcattatatttattcTTAAAATTATAGTTATTGAaacttcaattaaaataaaaaagaatgataCATTAATTGAGATGATAAAAAATGGTTATTCGTTTGGTTTTTCTATAAAGGATATAAGAGAGATTGATATTACAGAAAAAGTTGTTAGACAACATAATTTCACAAAATGGACTTTAACCCCAGATTCAACCTTACAAAAATGgacatatataaataaatttggaaattCAATCATTTCTTATACGATTGAACAAATTATTGGTGAAGCTAAAAATTATACATTTGCTGGAGAATTAATTATACTTCAACCTggttctttaaaattatcagcAAACATTTCAAATTGGGAATATTTAGGATCATTAAATACATTACAACTTAGAATTGAATCGTCAGTTAAAGCTCAACAAGAGAATGAATGCGAACAAACATCAAATATCCAatcaaatggtaatggttTCTCTTTGAATTATATCACCAttcaaaaagataaaaatatatttagtGGTAGATTTATTGATAAGGTGGTTTCAGATGGTAGACCTACCTTTTCCAAAGTTTCAATTTCTGAACAAagtgaaaattcaattacagTATCAATTTCTTTACCCTATTGTAAAGAATGTTTAATTGATCCTGATTTCTCTGTAATGATAAATCCTGATATACCTTCAAATCCATGTAGTAATAATCAAccatcaaaattaaaatgggtTATACCAGTCAGTGTAATTTTAGGTTTATTAGGTTTATTTGGTATATTTGCAATTGTATTCTTTTTAGCAAGAGATCGTATTTACATCTCTAGAAAAGGtggaattattatattaaaaaaaattaaaaaaacctcaaaaatgaatgaataaattaaaaataaacaaaataaataaaaatcatttaattttaaataaaataaatattacaaaattaactataaattaaataaaaaaagtttttattctttattttatttgtaaacatttattgattctttattttacttttatttttatttttttttatttttttttattttttttttttatatattattaccattttttattactattattttttatttatttttttatttttttttttgtatatataCTTGTTTACATTTCATAACCTAAAAACACATCCCATGTCATTTGGTTATTACAAACAGCAGAAATATCGGTTAAAAGAGCTTTAAACTTTGATTGATTTGTGAGTAATAAAAGTTTTGAAAGTCTTTCTCTTTCAAAGAAAGGAGTATCAATTGGTAACCAAGTTGATTGAATAAAGCattctaataaaattttttgatgatcaattgatgaatatttggaaactataataatttaaacaaaaaaaaaaaaaagaaatataaatatatttgatattaataaaaagaaaaaaaaaaaaattattcaaacaaaaaaatatttttaaaattaaaaccaaaagTTTAAAAACTATAGTAACACTTACTCCAAcgatataaaaataaagaaatttgattaattaattctctACTTTGATCATTGACCAATGCTTTAAAAGTATTTGTTAAAATTCTTGCGCTATAATTTTGTAATAAGGATTCGTGAGGATTCattacaataaataattgatttaggAAATCGAGAATACTCTTTATAGACTCATTTTccatatttaataaaaattctattGATAAATCTATTacttgaattaaatttggtgatgaaTTAAATGCACTTGGACATTTTTCTAGTGTctttaataatgttttataaattcttgTTATAGTTGGTATACTTGAACTAccatctaaaaaaaaaaaaataataataaaaattaattttaaatttctaaaaaaaaaaataaaaaaaataaataaatatatatactacttactttcaattaaaattggtagAGATCTATTGATTAATGTTCCTATTAAATTTATgaaatgattttgataattttgatctTTACCAAAAAAGtcaattaaaagatcaaTCACTTGATAAACTGATGAACcaatagttttaaattgatttattattgataataataattggaatgtattatctaaaaatgtaaattgtTTTTCCAACTCCATTATTATCTTCCAAAATACCATCCATAATTGttccaataataaaacatCGAAATTTAATACTGCTAAATGATTAATCTCCTCTAAAATCCCCCAAATTgatattataaattctttaaataataaatttgaatcttCTGGAAAActatttgtaaaataaagttaaaaaaaaattaaaaaattaaaaaaagattagatatacttttattttataaaaaaaaaaaaaaaaaaaaaaaaaaaaaaaaaaaaaattcttacTTTAAAGTTGAttctaaaattgataaaccaTTTATAAGTAATTGACTCTTTTCTTgataattatcatttgataataataccaattgtTTTAATGAA encodes:
- the yakA gene encoding DYRK family protein kinase, giving the protein MGSTTQMSDYLVSTTTTSSASSMVTMTSQIENNSLNSNDNTNTTNNNNNNNNNNNNNNNNNNNNNNNNNINNNNNNGGMVGVNHKTHKKTASIGGGKNRAILHDFTFSYFIPNQNRSEDNSNENELGLNNHNVQHQGPIIHLTKNLLHFYKKCNSNFNYISSLNPRRVLTHPSEPLSNDGYDNVNSDYIVYVNDIITNNESGQKYKVLDSLGQGTFGQVVKCKNCDTDELVAIKILKNKQAYFQQGRLEIQTLKSLNDQHDPEDKNHILRLLDSFIHKMHLCIVFELLSVNLFELIKQNNFRGLSTNLIKVFLIQILDALIVLANANIIHCDLKPENILLQNVNSPAIKIIDFGSACYEKSTLYTYIQSRHYRSPEVLVGTVYCASIDMWSLGCISAELFLGLPLFPGNSEYNQISRIVEMRGIFPSDLLDKGKSSTRYFHRHLGSNSDDNNNNNNNNNGKPYYYTLKSEEDYQRDSKTTLLPSKKYFNYKTLPEIIQNYGFKKSMSPQDIEKEKQHRIVFTDFINGLLQLDPNERWSPMQAKEHPFITGQPYNGPFIPDPSKKRHFTYSQPKQIPQHSMLNGNQILNQHQLFQQLQQQQQQQQQQQQQQQQQQQQQQQQQQQQQQHNQFQQQQQQQQQQQQSSSQQHIQIQPLQLFSTPYTSTNNTPNLSSSNSGSSLNNLKKLNLPPFKQQQQQQFSTSQNSDSFNFPNESFSPRGIYIPSSASNIQQQQQPININNNQNGVGSQVSQLALGQSPSLFGTPTNIYPPYSSMYNNSPVATPNSLSFYGSSWGSDSSSISLNPSTPTQKQMFQQQQYSNNNNNNNNNNNNNSNNNNGNNTNNINSNNNNNNVNRRNRSKSDIPSDSFSSSEGMDPQFNLYQQQQQQQQQQQQQQQQQQQQQQQQQQQQQQQQQQLQYQQQFQTLQDLNIEGEKPPIYPNSPHRKRSHSGYLDQYANGYNSQQTNNTQQQQQQQQQQQQQQQQQQQQQQHPSFFSTRMHLDHFNGGSRYRSQSYGDQQFQQQQYKQQQKNLHHQQQQQQRFMQVGSPPTSHLSPPIPQSPLMMSQPLHQTYIPQQQQQQQQQQQQSQPTPFTPQMISQEPISPALMGDASSIWNPSPTEELLFTIDLPNQQNTPHLTPSNSSTNLLGKSASSPLKNSSGGAIPPTPTIPINMEEINNGFSKFHFNDQPSWNSNGNSPWMIQQQQQHQQGFNGNSESMYNDDLIGFSPYNNYSNDYRPQLFNKQSPPSSYNSNKSFYGGSGGGGNNNNNNNSRPTNQNFSNSLLPSQQQNVIFPQNSPPSSYNSSNSLSKSGGNTVKNNSNTGGRPRGDSMKQRFNSTNNLLSGGSYQYQQQQQQQQQQQQQQQQQQQQQQQQQQQQQQQYKKDTPSLMMSPPMNGLKTSSEIGIPSEEIRYQYQQQQLQQQFQQQQQQQQQQQIQQQLQQQQAPPQNRKQVVIGSYRET
- a CDS encoding hypothetical protein (Similar to Mus musculus (Mouse). tenascin C); this translates as MFNIQLLIFIIIFSFISLSFGQLALEEKESIDILLNSYNLLPISNNNYCELPQYFLCDATNSTILKINLNGDFNNFTIFPNGTIDKFTKLRDISIKNSVLSNLFFDEMPALLKNLDLDNCSISSFPNYFKNLLSLTMNDVDFNGDISSFAINSLLTFKLTYSSSDKIKNYQILKTNQTRSPKNINEHIITVNNIVYNEFDTYGYLKFILGKYFIQDSFNEIGNITTKDLSIIDVGHFNQQITIPLEITSASDSISFRNIQFNTDDHEYLNFNNIQIYVFVFNNSNLKKIPYFYIGLEGLDLSNNQIIGELPDVEEPEKNENVRSINLSNNLIQGTIPPNYCYHGVILSNNNLTGDIPMCFICQLNDEYSRNRINGNNFNNYISGSTNGFPTCSGIKFTSNAIFSPGYGSIQARGINFGWQPNNFSQDNIFSTPELKFTVNIPNKEIYSFGYYNGLWEKLEKTNFTANVHFEIPNLNATLKFDILPPTFSDVIVIPYVNLGYVFTIIGQGISTYGYNSTVAVDDFNCISFFSSTSIIRCIVYQPQLAEKIYKITVFNNQTKLTGSYQYKFERLYPFIISVNPTTIQGGLASFYGSYGINSTNVTLFVGDQQCQNISFDPLLIKCTIGPGVGVHSINLTVDGVNWIGKNIYTFLLEKQNCPGDDKQCNGNGDCIDGNCFCFSGFGGLKCSNVIETSIKIKKNDTLIEMIKNGYSFGFSIKDIREIDITEKVVRQHNFTKWTLTPDSTLQKWTYINKFGNSIISYTIEQIIGEAKNYTFAGELIILQPGSLKLSANISNWEYLGSLNTLQLRIESSVKAQQENECEQTSNIQSNGNGFSLNYITIQKDKNIFSGRFIDKVVSDGRPTFSKVSISEQSENSITVSISLPYCKECLIDPDFSVMINPDIPSNPCSNNQPSKLKWVIPVSVILGLLGLFGIFAIVFFLARDRIYISRKGGIIILKKIKKTSKMNE